The following are encoded together in the Pseudodesulfovibrio indicus genome:
- the nifS gene encoding cysteine desulfurase NifS, with protein sequence MKTIYLDNNATTQVDPAVFEAMKPYFVDLYGNPSSMHRFGGQVGVKIKEARANVAALLGCEPEEIIFTSCGSESDNTAIRSALKARPDRRHIVTTAVEHPAILSLCKYLEKRDGYEVTYLGTDDKGRLDLEEYKAAIRPDTAIVSVMWANNETGNIYPIEEMARIAKEHDVFFHTDAVQAVGKVPIDLKTVPVDMLSLSGHKLHAPKGVGALFVRKKLPFRPFLIGGHQERSRRAGTENTTGIIALGKACELALRHMDEENTEVRRLRDKLETGLLKAVPDAKLNGDPEHRLPNTSNISFGYVEGEAILLMMDQLGIAASSGSACTSGSLEPSHVLLSMGVPFTFAHGSIRFSLSRFNTEEEIDFVLESLPPIIENLRKLSPFSAEKQAPACTKSFTE encoded by the coding sequence ATGAAGACCATCTATCTCGACAACAACGCCACCACCCAGGTGGACCCGGCCGTGTTCGAGGCTATGAAGCCCTACTTCGTGGACCTCTACGGCAATCCCTCCTCCATGCACCGCTTCGGCGGGCAGGTGGGAGTCAAGATCAAGGAGGCGCGCGCCAACGTGGCCGCCCTGCTCGGCTGCGAACCCGAGGAGATCATCTTCACCTCCTGCGGTTCGGAGTCCGACAACACGGCCATCCGCTCCGCCCTGAAAGCCCGGCCCGACCGCAGGCACATCGTGACCACCGCCGTGGAGCACCCGGCCATTCTGAGCCTGTGCAAATATCTCGAAAAGCGCGACGGCTACGAGGTCACCTACCTCGGGACCGACGACAAGGGACGGCTGGACCTTGAGGAGTACAAGGCCGCCATCCGGCCCGATACGGCCATCGTTTCGGTCATGTGGGCCAACAACGAGACCGGCAACATTTATCCCATCGAGGAGATGGCGCGGATCGCCAAGGAACACGACGTGTTCTTCCACACGGACGCGGTCCAGGCCGTGGGCAAGGTGCCCATCGACCTGAAGACCGTCCCGGTGGACATGCTCTCCCTGTCCGGCCACAAGCTGCACGCCCCCAAGGGCGTGGGCGCGCTGTTCGTGCGCAAGAAGCTCCCCTTCCGCCCGTTCCTCATCGGCGGGCACCAGGAGCGCAGCCGCCGCGCGGGTACCGAGAACACCACGGGCATCATCGCCCTGGGCAAGGCGTGCGAGCTGGCGCTTCGACATATGGACGAGGAAAACACCGAGGTCCGCCGACTGCGCGACAAGTTGGAGACCGGCCTGCTCAAGGCGGTGCCCGACGCCAAGCTCAACGGCGACCCGGAACACCGGCTGCCCAACACCTCCAACATCTCCTTCGGCTATGTGGAGGGCGAGGCCATCCTGCTGATGATGGACCAGCTCGGCATCGCGGCCAGCTCCGGCTCGGCCTGCACATCCGGCTCCCTGGAGCCGTCCCACGTGCTGCTCTCAATGGGCGTTCCGTTCACCTTCGCCCACGGCTCCATCCGCTTCTCCCTGAGCCGGTTCAACACCGAGGAAGAGATCGATTTCGTGCTGGAAAGCCTGCCGCCGATCATCGAGAACCTGCGCAAGCTCTCCCCCTTCTCGGCGGAAAAGCAGGCCCCGGCCTGCACCAAGAGTTTCACGGAGTAG
- the ilvB gene encoding acetolactate synthase large subunit, with the protein MKMSGAEIIIKLLERQGVRTIAGIPGGANLPLYDALGQHGGIKHILTRHEQGAGFIAQGMARVSGQPAVFFATSGPGATNTLTAIADAKLDSIPIICITGQVPLSMIGTDAFQEVDTYGLSVPITKHNFLVRSAEDLLRVIPDAFRIASSGRPGPVVIDVPKDVQMAEVEFDAWPEPGRPDPTPELFPGEIEHAATMINRAEKPILYLGGGVIQSDSAPQALAMAEKGGIPSAMTLMGLGAIPVGHPLNLGMLGMHAARYTNLALEECDLLIAIGVRFDDRATGKVPEFCPKAKVIHMDIDPSELDKIKTAHASVRGDVADVLAALLPLIEQQDRAEWNGEVAALKAAHPMLVPGADDPASPYGVILKAAELAGDRAIVCTDVGQHQMRTAQVYPFRHPRHWLTSGGLGTMGFGMPAALGAALAAPDQPVICFSGDGSIMMNIQDLATAMEYDIPVKIILTNNNALGLVRQQQDLFYGKRYTASDYAKQVDFIKIAEGFGIRTHDLGCCDDPAATLALALAEPGPALIHVPISPDEPVYPMVPPGAANSHMIGGENHV; encoded by the coding sequence ATGAAAATGTCAGGTGCGGAAATCATCATCAAATTGCTGGAACGGCAGGGTGTGCGGACCATCGCCGGTATTCCGGGCGGCGCGAACCTGCCGCTCTACGACGCCCTCGGCCAACACGGCGGCATCAAACACATCCTGACCCGCCACGAGCAGGGCGCGGGGTTCATCGCCCAGGGCATGGCCCGGGTCAGCGGCCAGCCCGCCGTGTTCTTCGCCACCTCAGGGCCGGGCGCGACCAATACCCTCACGGCCATCGCCGACGCCAAGCTCGATTCCATCCCCATCATCTGCATCACCGGCCAGGTGCCGCTGTCCATGATCGGCACCGACGCCTTTCAGGAAGTGGACACCTACGGCCTGTCCGTGCCCATCACCAAGCACAATTTTCTGGTCCGGTCCGCCGAGGACCTTTTGCGGGTCATCCCGGACGCCTTCCGCATCGCCTCCAGCGGTCGCCCCGGTCCGGTGGTCATCGACGTGCCCAAGGACGTCCAGATGGCCGAGGTCGAGTTCGACGCCTGGCCCGAGCCCGGCCGCCCGGACCCCACGCCCGAACTGTTCCCCGGCGAGATCGAGCACGCCGCGACCATGATCAACCGCGCGGAAAAGCCGATCCTGTACCTCGGCGGCGGCGTGATCCAGTCCGATTCCGCGCCTCAGGCCCTGGCCATGGCCGAGAAGGGGGGTATCCCGTCCGCCATGACCCTCATGGGGCTGGGAGCCATCCCCGTCGGCCATCCCCTGAACCTGGGCATGCTCGGCATGCACGCGGCCCGCTACACCAACCTGGCCCTTGAGGAATGCGACCTGCTCATCGCCATCGGCGTGCGCTTCGACGACCGCGCCACGGGCAAGGTCCCGGAATTCTGTCCCAAGGCCAAGGTCATTCACATGGACATCGACCCCAGCGAGCTGGACAAAATCAAGACCGCCCACGCCTCGGTCCGGGGCGATGTGGCCGACGTCCTGGCGGCGCTGCTGCCGCTCATCGAGCAGCAGGACAGGGCGGAATGGAACGGTGAGGTGGCGGCCCTCAAAGCGGCGCACCCCATGCTCGTCCCCGGCGCGGACGACCCCGCCTCACCCTACGGCGTCATTCTCAAGGCCGCCGAGCTGGCGGGCGACCGGGCCATCGTCTGCACCGACGTGGGCCAGCACCAGATGCGTACCGCCCAGGTCTACCCGTTCCGCCATCCGCGCCACTGGCTGACCTCCGGCGGCCTGGGGACCATGGGCTTCGGCATGCCCGCCGCCCTGGGCGCGGCCCTGGCCGCTCCGGACCAGCCGGTCATCTGCTTCAGCGGCGACGGGTCCATCATGATGAACATCCAGGACCTGGCCACGGCCATGGAGTACGACATCCCGGTCAAGATCATCCTGACCAACAACAACGCGCTGGGCCTCGTGCGCCAGCAGCAGGACCTCTTCTACGGCAAGCGGTACACGGCCTCCGATTATGCCAAGCAGGTGGATTTCATCAAGATCGCCGAAGGGTTCGGCATTCGCACCCATGACCTCGGCTGCTGCGACGATCCCGCCGCCACCCTGGCCCTGGCCCTGGCCGAGCCCGGCCCGGCGCTGATCCACGTCCCCATCAGCCCGGACGAGCCCGTCTATCCGATGGTGCCCCCCGGAGCCGCCAATTCCCATATGATCGGAGGTGAGAACCATGTGTAA
- a CDS encoding Lon protease family protein, with amino-acid sequence MAKKTTTFEVPVEKLKWSPDPKLLSLKTTDDLDPQKDIIGQKRGVEAFRFGMGMLRKGYNIFVTGQPGTGRLSTVRKLLGEMNNGRATPCDICYVNNFKHPEAPILLRFEPGQGDRFKKDMQKFLDDLKREAPQLFESEEYIARKNQIAEAHEKKVLSFYKAIEDQVKDTGLVVVRMQMGPIQRPDVVPLVDGEPKRMIELEELVDKGRFPREEYEQLRDKRLELKEEIDHIVQELKNIQKEVGEKHREVDRLMFLALAQDIMKPLRETYADEKVLKYLDSVLENMVEDLDAVKALGGTMQQGPLPGMMMPGPSPEMILQPYQVNLLVDNAETQGPPVIVESYPTYRNLFGSIERVMDRMGGWHTDYTKIKAGSFVKANGGYLVINLMDAIMEPGVWQTLKRALKTEKIEIETFDPYYFISATGLKPEPIDMEVKVVVLGSPYLYAMLRNYDEDAAKIFKVRADYESSMDNTDDSVMEVARFVRGEVDRNELKPFDASGVAAVLEESVRWAGRQEKLSTSFPALGDLLGEADYFAGQAGAKTVTGDHVREAIEAKVYRSNQVEERLQEMIDRGSLFVDTDGEVAGQVNGLAVYSLGDYMFGKPSRITAVTSLGKEGIINIEREADMSGPTHNKGMLILSGFLRSRFAQDKPLSLAASIAFEQSYGGIDGDSASSTELYALMSSLSGVPIRQYIAVTGSVNQYGEVQPIGGVNQKIEGFYLCCKHAGLTGKQGVMIPHPNVKDLMLRDEVIEAVRDGKFHIWAVKTIDEGIEILTGVKAGVRGKNGAYPANSVNRLVDDKLKELVDKLAAFGKDDKDKKKPAKKTAGKPAKK; translated from the coding sequence ATGGCCAAGAAAACCACTACGTTCGAAGTCCCGGTAGAAAAGCTCAAGTGGTCTCCGGACCCCAAGCTGCTTTCCCTCAAGACCACCGACGATCTTGATCCGCAAAAGGACATCATCGGCCAGAAGCGGGGTGTCGAGGCGTTCCGTTTCGGCATGGGAATGCTCCGCAAGGGCTACAACATCTTCGTGACCGGCCAGCCCGGAACGGGCCGCCTGTCCACGGTGCGCAAGCTCCTGGGTGAGATGAACAACGGCCGGGCCACGCCGTGCGACATCTGCTACGTCAACAACTTCAAACACCCCGAAGCGCCCATCCTGCTCCGCTTCGAACCGGGGCAGGGCGACCGCTTCAAGAAGGACATGCAGAAGTTCCTGGACGATCTGAAGCGCGAGGCCCCGCAGCTCTTCGAGAGCGAGGAATACATCGCCCGCAAGAACCAGATCGCCGAGGCCCACGAAAAGAAGGTCTTGAGCTTCTACAAGGCCATCGAGGACCAGGTGAAGGACACCGGCCTGGTGGTGGTCCGCATGCAGATGGGGCCGATCCAGCGCCCGGACGTGGTCCCGCTGGTGGACGGCGAGCCCAAGCGGATGATCGAGCTTGAGGAACTGGTGGACAAGGGCCGCTTCCCCCGCGAGGAGTACGAGCAGCTGCGCGACAAGCGCCTCGAACTCAAGGAGGAGATCGACCACATCGTCCAGGAGCTCAAGAACATCCAGAAGGAAGTGGGCGAAAAGCACCGCGAGGTGGACCGGCTCATGTTCCTGGCCCTGGCTCAGGACATCATGAAGCCGCTGCGTGAAACCTATGCCGATGAAAAGGTCTTGAAATACCTGGATTCCGTGCTGGAAAACATGGTCGAGGACCTGGACGCGGTCAAGGCGCTGGGCGGGACCATGCAGCAGGGGCCGCTGCCCGGCATGATGATGCCCGGCCCGTCCCCGGAAATGATCCTCCAGCCGTACCAGGTCAACCTGTTGGTGGACAACGCCGAGACCCAGGGGCCGCCGGTCATCGTGGAGTCCTATCCCACGTACCGCAACCTGTTCGGCTCCATCGAACGGGTCATGGACCGCATGGGCGGCTGGCATACCGATTACACCAAGATCAAGGCCGGCTCCTTCGTCAAGGCCAACGGCGGCTATCTGGTGATCAACCTGATGGACGCGATCATGGAGCCGGGCGTGTGGCAGACCCTGAAGCGGGCGCTCAAGACCGAGAAGATCGAGATCGAGACCTTTGATCCGTATTACTTCATCAGCGCCACGGGCCTCAAGCCCGAGCCCATCGACATGGAGGTCAAGGTGGTCGTCCTCGGCAGCCCGTACCTCTACGCCATGCTGCGCAACTACGACGAGGACGCGGCAAAGATATTCAAGGTCCGCGCCGACTACGAGTCGAGCATGGACAACACCGACGACTCGGTCATGGAAGTGGCCCGGTTCGTCCGGGGCGAGGTCGACCGCAACGAGCTCAAGCCCTTTGACGCCAGCGGCGTGGCCGCGGTGCTGGAGGAATCCGTGCGCTGGGCGGGCAGGCAGGAGAAGCTCTCCACCTCGTTCCCGGCCCTGGGCGACCTGCTGGGCGAGGCGGACTACTTCGCCGGGCAGGCCGGGGCAAAGACCGTTACCGGCGACCACGTTCGGGAGGCCATTGAGGCCAAGGTCTACCGCTCGAATCAGGTGGAGGAACGCCTCCAGGAGATGATCGACCGGGGCAGCCTGTTCGTGGACACGGACGGCGAGGTCGCGGGACAGGTCAACGGCCTGGCCGTGTATTCCCTGGGTGACTATATGTTCGGCAAACCCTCCCGGATCACGGCGGTGACCTCCCTGGGCAAGGAGGGCATCATCAACATCGAGCGCGAGGCGGACATGTCCGGCCCCACGCACAACAAGGGCATGCTCATCCTGTCCGGCTTCCTGCGCAGCCGGTTCGCCCAGGACAAGCCGCTCTCCCTGGCCGCGTCCATCGCCTTCGAGCAGTCCTACGGCGGCATCGACGGCGATTCGGCCTCGTCCACGGAGCTGTACGCCCTGATGTCCAGCCTGTCCGGCGTGCCCATCCGCCAGTACATCGCCGTGACCGGTTCCGTGAATCAGTACGGCGAGGTGCAGCCCATCGGCGGCGTGAACCAGAAGATCGAGGGATTCTACCTCTGCTGCAAGCACGCCGGGCTGACCGGCAAGCAGGGCGTCATGATCCCGCATCCCAACGTCAAGGACCTGATGCTCCGCGACGAGGTCATCGAGGCGGTCAGGGACGGCAAGTTCCACATCTGGGCCGTGAAGACCATCGACGAGGGCATCGAGATCTTGACCGGCGTCAAGGCGGGCGTGCGCGGCAAGAACGGCGCGTACCCGGCCAATTCCGTCAACCGGCTGGTGGACGACAAGCTCAAGGAGCTGGTGGACAAGCTGGCCGCTTTCGGCAAGGACGACAAGGACAAGAAGAAGCCCGCCAAGAAAACGGCCGGGAAGCCCGCAAAGAAATAG
- a CDS encoding Hsp20/alpha crystallin family protein — translation MADLKRWSRNEISRMRNDVDRLFDDLCADFDLPVMFCRIAGDLDLSEEGETLVVRLELGNMNPDDVHVTVEERLLTIVAESSESGPGHVSSRSFRKELRLPCAIEVDDAHAEFQDGVLLVKLPKCAPRPGQKIAITRK, via the coding sequence ATGGCTGATTTGAAACGCTGGAGCCGCAACGAGATTTCGCGCATGCGTAATGATGTGGACCGGCTCTTTGACGATTTGTGCGCGGATTTCGACCTGCCGGTCATGTTCTGCCGCATAGCGGGTGATCTCGATCTTTCGGAAGAGGGAGAGACCCTCGTGGTCCGGCTGGAGCTGGGCAACATGAACCCCGACGACGTCCATGTGACGGTAGAGGAGAGGCTGCTGACCATTGTCGCCGAGTCCTCCGAATCGGGCCCCGGACACGTGAGCAGCCGGTCCTTCCGCAAGGAACTGCGGCTGCCCTGCGCCATCGAGGTGGACGACGCCCATGCGGAGTTCCAGGACGGCGTGCTCCTTGTCAAGCTCCCCAAGTGCGCCCCCAGGCCCGGCCAGAAGATCGCAATCACCCGGAAATAA
- a CDS encoding NAD(P)H-dependent oxidoreductase — MHILVILAHPDPKSFNHAIAARAMETLATNGHRAILRDLCAEGFDPLLPAGEIPRGATLPADIERHCAETAGADGLIIVHPNWWGMPPAVLTGWVDRIMRPGTAYEFVEGDDGEGVPQGLLKAQKAIVFNTSNTEANREETVFGDPLERIWKDCVFGLCGVPDVTRRMFRIICTSTPEERKAWLDETARIVSETFPAEP; from the coding sequence ATGCACATACTCGTGATTCTCGCCCACCCCGACCCCAAGAGCTTCAACCACGCCATCGCGGCCAGGGCCATGGAGACCCTGGCAACAAACGGCCACCGGGCGATCCTCCGCGATCTCTGCGCCGAGGGGTTCGACCCCCTGCTGCCCGCCGGGGAAATTCCGCGCGGGGCAACGCTTCCCGCCGATATCGAGCGACATTGCGCCGAGACCGCCGGGGCCGACGGCCTGATCATCGTCCACCCCAACTGGTGGGGCATGCCCCCCGCCGTGCTGACGGGCTGGGTGGACCGGATCATGCGCCCCGGCACGGCCTACGAGTTCGTGGAAGGCGACGACGGCGAAGGCGTCCCGCAGGGGTTGCTCAAGGCGCAAAAGGCCATCGTGTTCAACACCTCGAACACCGAGGCGAACCGCGAGGAGACCGTCTTCGGCGACCCGCTGGAACGGATCTGGAAGGATTGCGTTTTCGGTTTGTGCGGGGTGCCGGACGTGACCCGACGCATGTTCCGGATCATCTGCACCTCCACCCCGGAGGAGCGCAAGGCGTGGCTCGATGAGACGGCCCGGATCGTGTCCGAAACCTTCCCCGCCGAGCCCTGA
- a CDS encoding putative bifunctional diguanylate cyclase/phosphodiesterase, producing MNGTVDVLVVDDERINLKLVEGILRGRDLNLVTAGSGAEALELLPDHDFAMALLDVMMPGMDGFELAERLRSHESTRNTPIIFITAISKEQRHVFHGYELGAVDYLFKPVEPEILRGKVNIFAELHRHKRSLMETTRRLEATVEELQASKAALAESEQRYRMVADYNYDWESWIGPDGSLIYISPSCERISGYPPQRFLDEPDLLQRIIHSDDLPKWQRFMEDETVGDDESLDFRISDMNARVRWLSMVKHSIHSDTGRPLGIRSSMRDITNRKRIEGQLHYSAHHDTLTGLPNRVLFLDRLGRAAERASRSNEYFAVLFINLDRFQAVNDHYGHTVGDKLMIRIGIRLQQAVRALDTVARFGGDEFGVLIEEISRKSDLRQVVNKVHASFKEPLVVDDISFTISPSIGYDVGSGTAVEPEELVHNAQVAMNAAKEGGKNRAVAYNKGMREGVVNVLAVESDLKRALAAREFEAYYQPIVNLADGSLYGFETLARWMHPERGLVNPGEFIPVAEETGLIVELGAQILEKACATMNRWREKYPLARALTVAVNISARQFAESSLAATVESILERSGLPPEHLKLEITETVVMLDAMKSVNQLKALKNLGILLSIDDFGTGYSSMSYLQKFPTDQLKIDLSFVQRMETTTESIEIIRAIVNMAHSLRLRVVAEGIETERQRDLLYSLQCDYGQGYLYSRPLPEDEAEEFVKESE from the coding sequence ATGAACGGCACTGTCGATGTCCTGGTCGTTGACGACGAACGCATCAACCTGAAGCTGGTTGAAGGCATCCTGCGCGGACGGGATCTGAACCTGGTGACCGCCGGCTCCGGAGCCGAAGCCCTTGAACTGCTTCCGGATCACGATTTCGCCATGGCTCTCCTTGATGTCATGATGCCCGGCATGGACGGTTTCGAGCTGGCAGAACGGCTGCGCAGTCACGAGTCCACCCGCAACACGCCGATCATCTTCATCACCGCCATCAGCAAGGAGCAGCGTCACGTTTTCCACGGCTACGAGCTGGGCGCGGTGGATTACCTGTTCAAACCCGTGGAGCCGGAGATCCTGCGCGGCAAGGTGAACATCTTCGCCGAGCTGCACCGCCACAAACGATCCCTGATGGAGACCACCCGGCGGCTGGAGGCCACGGTGGAGGAATTGCAGGCGTCCAAGGCGGCCCTGGCCGAGTCCGAACAGCGCTACCGCATGGTCGCGGACTACAACTACGACTGGGAGAGCTGGATCGGCCCGGACGGCAGCCTGATCTACATTTCTCCTTCCTGCGAGCGGATCAGCGGCTATCCGCCACAGCGGTTTCTCGACGAGCCGGACCTGCTGCAACGCATCATCCACAGCGACGACCTGCCCAAGTGGCAGCGTTTCATGGAGGATGAGACCGTCGGGGACGACGAGAGCCTGGATTTCCGCATCAGCGACATGAACGCCCGGGTGCGCTGGCTGAGCATGGTCAAGCACTCCATCCACTCCGATACGGGCCGCCCACTGGGCATTCGCTCGAGCATGCGCGACATCACCAACCGCAAGCGCATCGAGGGCCAGTTGCATTACAGCGCCCACCACGACACTCTGACAGGGCTGCCCAACCGGGTGCTCTTCCTGGACCGGCTGGGCAGGGCGGCGGAGCGGGCCTCCCGCAGCAACGAGTATTTCGCGGTCCTGTTCATCAATCTCGACCGGTTCCAGGCCGTCAACGACCACTACGGGCACACCGTTGGCGACAAGCTGATGATCCGCATCGGGATCAGGCTCCAGCAGGCGGTCCGGGCCCTGGATACCGTGGCCCGCTTCGGCGGGGACGAGTTCGGCGTGCTGATAGAGGAAATCTCCAGGAAATCCGACCTGCGCCAAGTGGTCAACAAGGTGCATGCTTCCTTCAAGGAGCCGTTGGTGGTGGACGACATTTCCTTCACCATCTCTCCCAGCATCGGCTACGATGTCGGGTCGGGAACCGCGGTGGAACCCGAGGAACTCGTGCACAACGCCCAGGTGGCCATGAACGCGGCCAAGGAGGGCGGCAAGAACCGGGCCGTCGCCTACAACAAGGGAATGCGCGAGGGCGTGGTCAACGTCCTGGCCGTGGAATCCGACCTGAAACGCGCTCTGGCCGCCAGGGAGTTCGAGGCCTATTACCAGCCCATCGTCAACCTGGCAGACGGTTCTCTCTACGGGTTCGAGACCCTGGCCCGCTGGATGCATCCCGAGCGGGGACTGGTCAACCCCGGCGAGTTCATACCCGTGGCAGAGGAAACCGGGCTGATCGTCGAATTGGGCGCGCAGATCCTGGAAAAGGCGTGTGCGACCATGAACCGGTGGCGGGAGAAGTACCCCTTGGCCCGCGCCCTGACCGTGGCTGTGAACATCTCCGCCCGGCAGTTCGCCGAATCCTCACTGGCCGCCACCGTGGAGTCCATTTTGGAGCGGTCCGGCCTGCCGCCCGAGCACCTCAAGCTGGAGATCACCGAAACCGTGGTCATGTTGGATGCCATGAAGTCCGTGAACCAGCTCAAGGCCCTCAAGAATCTGGGCATCCTGCTGTCCATCGACGATTTCGGCACCGGGTACTCGTCCATGAGTTATCTTCAGAAATTTCCCACGGATCAGCTCAAGATCGACCTGAGCTTCGTCCAGCGCATGGAGACCACCACGGAATCCATCGAAATCATCCGCGCCATTGTGAACATGGCCCATTCCCTGCGACTGCGCGTCGTGGCCGAGGGCATCGAGACCGAGCGGCAAAGGGACTTGCTTTATTCCCTGCAATGCGATTACGGTCAGGGCTATCTGTACTCCCGACCTCTTCCGGAGGATGAGGCCGAAGAATTCGTCAAGGAATCCGAATAG
- the ilvN gene encoding acetolactate synthase small subunit — protein MCKQTVIELSVNNHPGVMSHICGLFARRAYNVEGIACMPVNGGGTSKIWLLVDADQRLDQMIKQVDKLEDVLCVERHDHGHPVFAKMAEFVQ, from the coding sequence ATGTGTAAACAGACCGTCATCGAATTGTCCGTGAACAACCATCCCGGCGTCATGTCCCATATCTGCGGCCTGTTCGCCCGCCGCGCCTACAACGTCGAAGGCATTGCCTGCATGCCCGTCAACGGCGGCGGAACCAGCAAGATATGGCTCCTGGTGGATGCCGATCAGCGGCTGGACCAGATGATCAAGCAGGTGGACAAACTCGAAGACGTGCTCTGCGTGGAACGCCACGATCACGGACACCCCGTCTTCGCCAAAATGGCCGAATTCGTTCAGTAA
- a CDS encoding DUF493 family protein encodes MTDKTEQFKQVLNDHHQWPCPYVYKFIVPSEKMDQFRELFASEALETRPSRTGKYTSVTITSTMCSAEEVMGVYEKAAQVPGVMSL; translated from the coding sequence ATGACCGATAAAACGGAACAATTCAAGCAGGTTCTCAATGACCATCATCAATGGCCCTGCCCCTACGTCTACAAGTTCATCGTACCCTCGGAAAAGATGGACCAATTCCGCGAGCTGTTCGCCTCGGAAGCCCTGGAGACAAGGCCCTCCCGGACGGGGAAATATACAAGTGTGACAATCACTTCCACCATGTGCTCCGCAGAGGAGGTCATGGGAGTGTACGAGAAGGCCGCCCAGGTCCCCGGCGTCATGTCGCTATAA
- the nifU gene encoding Fe-S cluster assembly protein NifU, with product MWEYTDKVKDHFLNPRNVGTIEDADGVGEVGSLACGDALTLYIKVDDDGRITDAKFQTFGCASAIASSSALTELLIGKTVEEAEKLTNKDIAEYLGGLPREKMHCSVMGQEALEQAIKNMRGEAPSKAEHSHEGELICECFGVFDEEILRAIKENDLKTVEDVTNFTKAGGGCGKCIPDLERLLAQAHGEGVCETPSEAPSFPAQGMTNIQRMHLIERVIDEDIRPKLQADGGNIQLVDIDRETVVVQFMGMCSGCPSSQATLKSLVEGTLKEKVDPDIQVREG from the coding sequence ATGTGGGAATACACCGATAAAGTTAAGGACCACTTCCTGAATCCGCGCAACGTCGGCACCATTGAGGATGCGGACGGCGTCGGAGAGGTCGGCTCTCTCGCCTGCGGCGACGCCCTGACCCTGTACATCAAGGTCGACGACGACGGCCGGATCACCGACGCCAAGTTCCAGACCTTCGGCTGCGCAAGCGCCATCGCCTCCAGCTCCGCCCTGACCGAGCTGCTCATCGGCAAGACCGTGGAGGAGGCGGAGAAACTCACCAACAAGGACATCGCCGAATACCTGGGCGGACTGCCCCGCGAGAAGATGCACTGCTCCGTCATGGGCCAGGAAGCCCTGGAGCAGGCCATCAAGAACATGCGCGGCGAGGCCCCGTCCAAGGCCGAGCATTCCCATGAAGGCGAGCTGATCTGCGAATGCTTCGGCGTGTTCGACGAGGAAATCCTGCGCGCCATCAAGGAGAACGACCTCAAGACCGTGGAGGACGTGACCAACTTCACCAAGGCCGGAGGCGGCTGCGGAAAGTGCATCCCGGACCTCGAACGGCTGCTGGCCCAGGCCCACGGCGAAGGCGTCTGCGAAACCCCGTCCGAAGCCCCGTCCTTCCCGGCCCAGGGCATGACCAACATCCAGCGCATGCACCTCATCGAGCGGGTCATCGACGAGGACATCCGGCCCAAGCTCCAGGCCGACGGCGGCAACATCCAGCTCGTGGACATCGACCGCGAGACCGTGGTGGTGCAGTTCATGGGCATGTGCTCCGGCTGCCCGTCCAGCCAGGCCACGCTGAAGAGCCTGGTGGAGGGAACCCTCAAGGAAAAGGTCGATCCCGACATCCAGGTACGGGAGGGATAA